The proteins below come from a single Metarhizium brunneum chromosome 1, complete sequence genomic window:
- the rpn-1 gene encoding 26S proteasome regulatory subunit rpn-1 yields the protein MAQDTDAPKAADKGKGKAVDESKDEKPILNGKKEDDKKDAVEEELSEEDQQLKSELDMIVERLTESNTELYKTALEAMKTSIKTSTSSMTAVPKPLKFLRPHYETLTKLYEEWPAGENKTSLADVLSVIGMTFSDEDKQDTLKYRLLAPTSDISSWGHEYVRHLALEIGEVYGKRITADESTSDLIDLALILVPLFIKSNAEADAVDLMSELEIIEQIPKFVDENTYARVCLYMVSMVNLLTYPDNETFLRTAHNIYMEYKQFTQAIVLAIRLHDVELIKADFDKAKNPTLKKQLAFLVARQRIVLDLPESNDDEQVILECASNLKLSEHFKSLGKELNILDPKTTEDIYKSHLESSRVAGMTNLDSARHNLAAAFVNAFVNAGFGNDKMMLVEGEKESWVWKTKADGMMSTVASMGTLLLWDIENGLDKIDKYTYSAETEISAGAMLAIGIMNSGVRFDSEPALALLGDTEKLHHSNPLIRTACIMGLGLSYAGSNKEDLLELLLPIISDSSQDMQISAMAALSCGLIFVGSSHPDVTETIVTTLMDDERKNQLTDKWTRFLALGLGLLFFGRQEEVDVILETLKAVEHPMAKPTAVLAEICAWAGTGAVLKIQELLHICNEHKEESDDKKGDELLQAYAVIGIALVAMGEDIGQEMVLRQFGHLMHYGEANIRKAVPLAMGLISPSNPQMKVYDTLSRYSHDNDPEVAINAIFAMGMLGAGTNNARLAQLLRQLASYYHRDQDALFMVRIAQGLLHMGKGTLSINPFHTDRQVLSQVSTAGLLATMIALIDPKEFITGTSHYLLYFLVTAMHPRFLVTLDEQLKPLKVNVRVGQAVDVVGQAGRPKTITGWQTQSTPVLLGYGERAELEDEEYISLNGTLEGLVILQKNPEWENGQ from the exons ATGGCTCAAGACACCGATGCGCCCAAGGCGgcagacaagggcaagggaaAGGCCGTGGACGAGTCCAAGGATGAGAAGCCTATTTTGAACGGCAAGAAGGAAGATGACAAGAAGGATG ccgtcgaggaggagcttaGTGAGGAGGATCAACAACTCAAAAGCGAGCTTGACATGATAGTAGAGCGATTGACG GAATCGAACACGGAGCTCTACAAAACAGCATTAGAGGCGATGAAGACTTCGATAAAAACCTCAACATCATCAATGACAGCAGTACCGAAGCCTCTCAAATTTTTACGACCACACTATGAAACTCTTACCAAATTGTACGAGGAATGGCCTGCTGGCGAGAACAAGACATCGCTGGCTGATGTTTTATCTGTCATTGGTATGACCTTCTCCGACGAGGACAAGCAAGACACTCTCAAATATCGTCTTCTGGCTCCGACATCTGATATTAGCTCTTGGGGGCATGAATATGTGCGACATTTAGCTTTGGAGATCGGCGAGGTCTATGGAAAACGAATCACCGCTGATGAGTCTACCTCGGACCTGATCGACCTTGCTCTCATACTGGTCCCGCTTTTCATCAAGAGCAATGCCGAGGCGGATGCTGTCGATCTTATGAGTGAACTTGAAATCATTGAGCAGATACCGAAATTCGTCGATGAGAACACCTATGCCAGAGTCTGCTTGTACATGGTTAGCATGGTGAATCTACTCACTTATCCGGACAATGAGACCTTCCTTCGAACTGCCCACAACATCTATATGGAGTACAAGCAGTTCACCCAGGCTATTGTTCTTGCTATTCGACTGCATGATGTTGAGCTTATCAAGGCCGATTTCGATAAAGCTAAGAACCCGACCTTGAAGAAGCAGTTGGCCTTCCTGGTCGCGCGACAAAGAATCGTACTGGACCTACCTGAGAGCAATGATGATGAGCAAGTGATCTTGGAGTGCGCTTCTAATCTTAAGCTGTCAGAGCACTTCAAGTCCCTTGGAAAGGAGTTGAATATTTTGGATCCCAAGACCACTGAAGATATTTACAAGAGCCACCTTGAAAGCAGTCGGGTAGCTGGTATGACTAATCTTGACTCTGCCAGGCACAACCTGGCTGCTGCGTTTGTTAACGCATTTGTCAATGCTGGCTTTGGTAATGACAAGATGATGTTGGTAGAGGGTGAAAAGGAGAGTTGGGTTTGGAAGACCAAGGCCGATGGTATGATGTCGACCGTGGCTTCTATGGGTACTCTTCTACTTTGGGATATCGAGAATGGTCTGGACAAGATCGACAAGTACACATACTCTGCTGAAACTGAAATTTCAGCTGGAGCTATGTTGGCGATTGGTATCATGAACTCAGGTGTTCGTTTTGACTCGGAGCCTGCGCTGGCTCTGCTTGGAGACACTGAGAAGTTGCATCACTCGAACCCCTTAATCCGAACCGCCTGTATTATGGGTCTGGGATTGTCGTACGCTGGTTCGAATAAAGAGGATTTGCTCGAGCTTCTGTTACCGATTATCAGCGATTCATCACAAGACATGCAAATctctgccatggctgctcTGTCGTGCGGTCTGATCTTTGTCGGCTCTTCCCACCCTGATGTTACGGAAACTATTGTTACAACGTTAATGGATGACGAACGAAAGAACCAGTTGACAGATAAGTGGACTCGCTTCTTGGCACTTGGCTTGGGATTGCTATTCTTCGGCCGACAGGAAGAGGTTGACGTGATTTTGGAGACTCTGAAGGCGGTGGAGCACCCCATGGCTAAGCCAACTGCTGTTCTGGCGGAAATTTGTGCGTGGGCAGGCACCGGAGCTGTGCTCAAGATCCAGGAGCTTTTGCATATTTGCAACGAGCACAAGGAAGAGTCGGATGATAAGAAAGGCGATGAGCTGCTACAAGCATATGCCGTCATCGGCATTGCATTGGTGGCCATGGGTGAGGATATCGGCCAGGAGATGGTTCTTAGACAGTTTGGCCACCTCATGCATTATGGCGAGGCGAACATTCGAAAGGCTGTTCCGTTGGCCATGGGTCTCATCAGCCCGAGTAACCCGCAAATGAAGGTTTACGATACACTCTCAAGATACAGCCACGACAACGACCCAGAGGTTGCCATCAATGCAATATTTGCCATGGGGATGCTTGGCGCAGGAACAAACAACGCCCGGTTGGCACAACTCCTGAGACAACTGGCAAGCTACTATCACCGCGACCAGGATGCTCTTTTCATGGTCCGAATTGCTCAGGGCTTACTACACATGGGCAAGGGCACATTATCCATCAACCCCTTCCACACTGACCGCCAGGTCCTCTCGCAGGTTTCTACTGCAGGACTGCTAGCCACGATGATTGCCCTGATTGACCCCAAAGAGTTCATCACGGGCACCTCCCACTACCTACTCTATTTCCTTGTCACGGCTATGCACCCTCGGTTCTTGGTCACTCTAGATGAGCAGCTTAAACCTCTCAAAGTCAACGTGCGTGTTGGTCAAGCCGTGGATGTTGTCGGGCAAGCCGGTCGTCCCAAGACCATTACCGGATGGCAAACACAGAGTACACCTGTTCTGTTGGGCTATGGAGAGCGAGCGGAgcttgaggatgaggagTACATTAGCTTGAACGGTACTCTGGAGGGCCTAGTAATCCTACAAAAG AACCCGGAGTGGGAAAATGGACAATAA
- the pgt1_0 gene encoding Glutathione transporter 1 — protein sequence MGRRTTSASSLTESATTSTASTTSTTIPSVFKSRPSSSLDVAARVHESQLHAQGVPLQTLAPRSTASSSSFPPQPSEAESLSYTGPRESTSVVRPASRSSSSSPSIPGHDPASPSLSEAIAEPTPGCLDHPLDEADMASKKTPMLRAMDGSRSTSSPYGSVTLSHDDSPVSSDSEDDHNNHRLRRFGSQNRSQLSLSSRRSMTSWRSEDLDGAALMSGLEGRFGIAESAFPSEILDHDKDGQDIGSEDGLLLEDASSTASTIEPEDNSPHELVRASVPPTDNTTLSINTPRMWCLSVIFSILGSSTNLFFSLRYPSVAITPVIALLLVHPLGHLWDMILKRPDDPDYVFVDGVRTQAVSEGAGQTHQKHATSWRQWLAQGRWNEKEHTCVYVSSNVAFGFAFATDVIVEQTKFYNQPASIGYQLLLTISTQILGYGFAGMARRFLVRPSGMIWPGTLMSAAMFSTLHKQDNKPANGWTISRWKFFYIVWSGAFAFYFLPGLLMPALSYFSVVTWFAPKNVVVANLFGVASGLGLFPLTFDWAQITYVGSPLLVPFWAAMNVIGGLAIVMWIIAPVFYYANVLYTSYLPILSTGVFDNRGKIYDVSKILTSEFLFDRDAYKQYSRVFLPVTYMLSYGMQFAGLAALLTHTFCWHGKDIWRTWKRSIEEARQNGKPTYRPVPESQSHPISSSTGSLGSENYSRFSASTSNVDNLISREDIHCRLMSRYKDAPLSWYLLTFVSMTAIGMFIVEFYPVHLPWYGLLLSLAIGAIFFIPNGIIMAVTNQHSSIYLICQLICGVVFPGRPIANMVFVTYGYISSAQGIKFASDLKLGHYMKIPPRLMFLVQVVATLVSSVTQIGVLNWMFANVKGICTADALNGFTCPIARVHFNGSILWGVVGPGEFFGPGATYRALVWCFPLGALLPIPLWLYARNKRGSIIRKVNLPVIFGAMSWIPPATGLNFSVWAVVCYVFNYLIKRRANAWWGKYTMTLSAALDSGLAFGIVVVFFGFLYPGWMKDFKWWGTEVYKQGCDWQACSYRTVPEGETFGPDAW from the exons ATGGGCCGTCGCACCACGTCCGCGTCCAGCTTGACCGAGtccgccaccaccagcaccgccagcaccaccagcaccaccattCCCTCCGTCTTCAAGTCCCGTCCGTCCTCCTCTCTGGACGTTGCGGCTAGGGTACATGAGTCCCAATTGCACGCGCAGGGCGTGCCTCTTCAGACCCTAGCACCTCGATCCACTgcctcatcgtcatctttcCCGCCCCAGCCGAGTGAGGCGGAGAGTTTGTCCTACACTGGCCCAAGGGAGTCAACATCGGTTGTGCGCCCCGCGTCAcgctcatcgtcatcctcgccTTCTATACCTGGCCATGATCCTGCATCTCCGAGCCTCAGCGAGGCAATAGCAGAGCCGACTCCTGGCTGCCTTGACCACCCGCTCGACGAAGCCGACATGGCCTCCAAGAAGACGCCAATGCTTCGTGCCATGGATGGTTCTCGATCTACCTCCTCTCCATACGGCTCCGTCACCCTTAGCCACGACGACTCTCCCGTGAGCAGCGATTCCGAAGATGACCATAATAACCACCGACTTCGTCGGTTTGGTTCTCAGAACCGGAGCCAGTTGAGTCTAAGCTCGCGCCGGTCCATGACCTCATGGCGATCCGAGGACCTCGACGGAGCCGCCCTAATGTCCGGGCTCGAGGGCCGGTTCGGAATAGCAGAATCCGCCTTTCCCAGCGAGATTTTGGACCACGacaaagatggccaagacATCGGCTCCGAGGACGGGCTTCTGCTCGAGGacgcctcgtcgacggcatcgaccATTGAACCCGAGGACAACTCACCACACGAACTTGTTCGAGCTTCCGTGCCTCCGACTGATAATACGACCCTCTCAATAAACACGCCTCGTATGTGGTGCTTGTCGGTCATCTTCTCCATTCTTGGCTCCTCGACAAATCTGTTCTTCTCATTACGGTACCCAAGCGTTGCTATTACCCCAGTCATAGCTCTGCTGCTTGTTCACCCTCTCGGACACCTGTGGGACATGATTCTCAAACGACCCGACGACCCCGACTACGTATTTGTCGATGGAGTCCGCACCCAGGCCGTGAGCGAGGGAGCAGGCCAGACTCACCAAAAGCATGCAACTTCGTGGCGCCAATGGCTGGCACAGGGGAGGTGGAACGAAAAGGAGCATACGTGCGTATATGTCAGTAGCAATGTCGCTTTTGGTTTTGCATTCGCGACGGATGTCATTGTCGAGCAGACCAAGTTCTACAACCAGCCGGCTTCGATTGGGTACCAGCTGCTCTTGACGATATCGACACAAATCCTCGGTTACGGCTTTGCTGGCATGGCTAGGAGATTTCTGGTTCGCCCGAGTGGCATGATTTGGCCAGGTACTCTCATGTCCGCCGCCATGTTTTCCACGCTACACAAACAGGACAATAAACCTGCCAACGGCTGGACAATCAGCAGATGGAAGTTCTTTTACATTGTGTGGAGCGGCGCCTTTGCATTCTACTTCTTGCCGGGGCTGTTGATGCCGGCGCTCAGTTATTTCAGCGTCGTCACCTGGTTTGCGCCCAAGAACGTCGTCGTTGCCAATCTCTTTGGCGTGGCCTCTGGTCTGGGGCTCTTCCCTCTGACATTTGACTGGGCGCAAATCACATATGTTGGCTCCCCTCTTCTGGTCCCGTTCTGGGCTGCTATGAATGTCATCGGCGGTCTCGCCATTGTCATGTGGATCATTGCGCCCGTCTTCTACTACGCCAATGTCCTCTACACATCATACCTGCCAATCCTATCAACTGGTGTCTTTGATAACAGGGGTAAAATCTACGACGTCTCCAAAATCTTGACCTCTGAGTTCCTCTTCGATAGGGACGCCTATAAACAGTACAGCAGGGTGTTCCTTCCAGTGACGTACATGCTCAGCTATGGCATGCAGTtcgccggcctcgccgcTCTTCTCACCCATACCTTTTGCTGGCACGGCAAGGACATATGGCGGACATGGAAGAGATCCATCGAGGAAGCGCGCCAGAATGGCAAACCTACGTATCGACCCGTACCAGAATCACAGTCACACCCAATCTCGTCGTCAACGGGGAGCTTGGGCAGCGAGAACTACAGCCGATTTTCGGCCTCGACATCCAACGTCGACAACCTCATCAGCCGCGAAGACATCCACTGCCGTCTGATGAGTCGGTACAAGGACGCCCCGTTGAGCTGGTACTTGCTCACTTTTGTCTCCATGACAGCCATTGGCATGTTTATTGTCGAATT CTACCCCGTCCATCTTCCCTGGTACGGCCTTCTACTGTCCCTCGCCATCGGCGCCATATTCTTCATCCCcaacggcatcatcatggccgtcacCAACCAACACAGCAGCATCTACCTCATCTGCCAACTCATCTGCGGCGTCGTGTTCCCTGGCCGCCCCATTGCAAACATGGTCTTTGTCACCTACGGCTATATTTCCTCCGCGCAGGGCATCAAGTTTGCGTCCGACCTCAAGCTCGGGCACTACATGAAAATCCCGCCCCGACTCATGTTCctcgtccaagtcgtcgcCACCCTCGTCTCGTCCGTCACGCAAATCGGCGTGTTGAACTGGATGTTCGCCAACGTCAAGGGCATCTGCACCGCCGACGCCCTCAACGGCTTCACATGCCCCATTGCGCGCGTCCACTTCAACGGCTCTATCCTCTGGGGCGTCGTCGGACCAGGCGAGTTCTTCGGCCCCGGAGCCACCTACCGCGCcctggtctggtgtttcCCGCTCGGCGCCCTCCTCCCCATCCCGCTGTGGCTGTACGCGCGCAACAAGCGCGGCAGCATCATCCGCAAGGTCAACCTGCCCGTCATTTTCGGCGCAATGTCGTGGATCCCCCCCGCTACGGGCCTCAACTTCTCCGTCTGGGCCGTCGTCTGCTACGTCTTCAACTACCTGATCAAACGGCGAGCAAACGCCTGGTGGGGCAAGTACACCATGACCCTCAGCGCCGCTCTCGACTCGGGTCTGGCCTTTggcattgtcgtcgtcttcttcggcttCTTGTACCCCGGGTGGATGAAGGACTTCAAGTGGTGGGGTACAGAAGTGTACAAGCAAGGCTGCGATTGGCAAGCGTGTAGCTATAGAACGGTTCCGGAGGGCGAGACTTTTGGTCCAGATgcgtggtga